A DNA window from Planctomycetota bacterium contains the following coding sequences:
- a CDS encoding YciI family protein, with the protein MLRLLLVVMVFASASAAWAMAQPTTKPEAAPPMAFDTYRFVLLAAAEEPPEVTRAEAGQLQRQHLGHLRKMAEAGHILVAGPFMDRFDQQWRGLVLYRGDLSIDEVRELAEADPSVQAGLMRVEVMTWVTEAGAMEFPTAVAPQE; encoded by the coding sequence ATGCTGCGTCTGCTCCTGGTCGTGATGGTGTTCGCGTCGGCTTCTGCTGCCTGGGCGATGGCACAGCCGACCACGAAGCCGGAGGCCGCCCCGCCGATGGCGTTTGACACGTATCGCTTCGTGCTGCTCGCGGCCGCGGAGGAACCGCCGGAAGTCACTCGCGCCGAAGCCGGTCAACTCCAACGCCAACACCTCGGCCACCTTCGAAAGATGGCCGAGGCGGGTCACATTCTTGTGGCCGGACCGTTCATGGATCGGTTCGACCAGCAGTGGCGAGGGTTGGTCCTCTACCGCGGTGACCTGTCGATCGATGAGGTCCGCGAGCTCGCTGAAGCCGATCCGTCCGTTCAGGCGGGGCTCATGCGGGTCGAGGTGATGACATGGGTCACCGAAGCCGGGGCGATGGAGTTCCCGACCGCTGTCGCACCTCAGGAGTGA